From the Musa acuminata AAA Group cultivar baxijiao chromosome BXJ3-7, Cavendish_Baxijiao_AAA, whole genome shotgun sequence genome, one window contains:
- the LOC135643297 gene encoding heavy metal-associated isoprenylated plant protein 28-like — MTIIEMCVHMDCSGCESKIRKALLKLEGVHDVEIDMERQKVTVTGWVDQKKALKAVRKTGRRAVLWPYPMNAEDATYSQAYYHLQHPAPAHHLIFSAAPKSKYNYRKHGYDDSSMHGYYQRPPHSHIIDEKARMMFSDDNPNACSVM; from the exons ATGACA ATTATAGAGATGTGCGTGCATATGGACTGCTCTGGCTGCGAAAGCAAGATAAGGAAGGCCCTACTGAAGCTGGAAG GGGTACATGATGTGGAGATAGATATGGAGAGGCAGAAGGTGACGGTGACAGGGTGGGTGGACCAGAAGAAGGCGTTGAAGGCCGTGAGGAAGACCGGCCGTAGGGCGGTCCTGTGGCCGTATCCTATGAATGCGGAGGACGCCACCTACAGCCAGGCGTACTACCACCTGCAGCACCCGGCTCCGGCACATCACCTGATCTTTAGCGCTGCTCCAAAGTCCAAGTATAACTATCGGAAGCATGGGTATGACGATTCGAGCATGCATGGTTACTACCAGAGGCCACCCCACAGCCATATCATCGATGAGAAGGCACGCATGATGTTTAGTGATGACAACCCAAATGCTTGCTCGGTTATGTAG
- the LOC135643296 gene encoding 14-3-3-like protein D, which produces MASQRDRENHVYVAKLAEQAERYDEMVDAMKKVANLDVELTVEERNLLSVGYKNVIGAGRASWRILSSIEQKEEAKGNEQHVKKIKEYKQKVEAELSGICSDIMTLIDEHLIPSSVAGESSVFYYKMKGDYYRYLAEFKTGNEKKEAADYSLKAYEAATSTAEADLSPTHPIRLGLALNFSVFYYEIMNSPERACHLAKQAFDEAISELDTLSEESYKDSTLIMQLLRDNLTLWTSDIPEDGEDTTKIGTGEDAQ; this is translated from the exons ATGGCGTCGCAGAGAGATCGTGAAAACCACGTCTACGTCGCTAAGCTAGCAGAGCAGGCGGAGCGCTACGACG AGATGGTGGACGCCATGAAGAAGGTGGCGAACCTAGACGTCGAGCTCACTGTGGAGGAGCGGAACCTGCTGTCGGTGGGGTATAAGAACGTGATCGGGGCTGGGAGGGCCTCGTGGAGGATCCTCTCTTCGATCGAGCAGAAGGAGGAGGCCAAGGGGAACGAACAGCACGTCAAGAAGATAAAAGAGTACAAGCAGAAGGTGGAGGCGGAGCTCTCTGGCATCTGCAGCGACATCATGACGTTGATCGATGAGCATCTCATCCCGTCCTCTGTCGCCGGGGAGTCGTCAGTCTTTTACTATAAGAT GAAGGGAGATTACTATCGTTACCTTGCAGAGTTCAAGACTGGCAACGAGAAAAAGGAGGCTGCAGATTACTCTTTGAAAGCATATGAG GCAGCTACCAGTACAGCTGAGGCAGATCTGTCTCCTACACACCCAATTAGGCTGGGTTTGGCATTGAACTTCTCTGTCTTCTATTACGAGATTATGAACTCACCTGAGAG GGCTTGTCACCTTGCCAAGCAAGCTTTTGATGAAGCAATTTCTGAGCTTGATACATTGAGTGAGGAATCTTATAAAGACAGCACATTGATTATGCAACTTTTGAGGGATAACCTCACATTGTGGACCTCTGACATCCCCGAGGATGGAG AGGATACTACAAAAATTGGCACGGGTGAAGATGCACAG TGA